GACAGTCGAGATCGAACCGTATCTGCGTTCCGCAAACGGGGCAGTGAACATTTTCGAGCCAGTTATATGAATCAGCTTTGGAGCCGGCGGCTTGGTTAACGGTTCGAACGCGTTTGTGGAACTGGCTGTGAAGATGGCCGTCGGTGGCCTGGAAGAAGTAAAAGTAGTCGGAAGTTTCGCAGTGCAGCGTCTGCACGATGTCGCTCTGCAAAAAGTTGCTGTCCTGCAGCGGTTGACCGACGTCGGCAGTTAGAGTTGGCTCTGGCGATTCCGTGATCGGTTCGGCTTGCTCGTCCAACGGAGCAGCTGGTTCCGACGATGGTTCCGTAATCTTCTTGCTCGCTACCTTCTCCCTACGCTCTTTAAGCTGCTCGAGGGCTTGCTGCACAAAAATGTTCTCCGGGCAGTCCATTCCGTCGACGCGTTCTTGCTGTTCGCGATCGATTATGCTGTTAATTCCGGCCGAATCGGCAACGAGCTGGTGAGGATACTGTTGCCTGCCGGCCTTTGGGTCGTACAGCTTAGATGTCGGTGGACCATCGGCGGTATCGTCCGAGGTCAGCACGAGTGTTATTGAGGTCTTTTCACGGCGCATCAACTGGAAAGTAACGTACTCTCCGTTCAAGGTACTTCTGGAAGTCTTCCTGTTGCTTTTGGTTCTGAAAGACCTCGAAGTTCATGTACGCTTAGAGATATCACGCCTTGTACACGTTTGGGTCGTGCTTGATGGCCTTTCTCGTAGCATGCGAGACGCACGTAGCTGCTGGCCGAGTTTCATGTAGCAACGGACAGGGAGTCGTCAGTTTCGTTTTCCTCCGTCTCGATGTTCTACTCGGCACTCAAAGTTTAACTGGTCTTACTCGCGCTTACGCCCTCTTGCCATTCGCATGTGCTTGGTGTACGCGAAGCTAATGTCTAGCTCGCTGTGCTGAATACGCGTTGGGTAAATTTGAAGGGATCGTACCGCAGTAGCACCACCAGAGTGCGGGGATCTTGTGCCACGGACGTCGAGTACCGAGTGGATTCGGCGAGCAATTGACCTGGACGCACACCTCCGGCCGTCGCTGTGAGTTCCATATCGAGCAGGTCACGCGTCGTCTGCGCCAACTCGTACTCGCCGTGGTGAACTCGTCCTGCGTGTCTTCGTGGATCAACTTGACCAACTCGTGCAGTCCTGCCGAATCGCGCAAGCCTCATGCCCACCTTGCTCTAACCTTTGCTACCGAGCACCTCGCCACTTTCGTATACTCGTACATTTGCAGAACATCTTCTTAAAACTTTTCctacaaataaaattaaataaaaattgtaaaattagtgcaacaatcaaaaaaaaatcacaatttcttaAGTTGTGCTGGAAAGGGGTCCCGAATAGATCGATCTAGATCCACATGATCTGGTAACAGCCGACGCAGACTATTTAAATGGAACGCTGGTCCGCTTTTCAACGAAATGGCCTTTACCGCGAGAAAGTATGACAGCAGCCGCAGCGGTTCTCGTTCGAGGCGTACCAATTCCCCGAGCACTTTCCTTCTTAACCAAAGAATTCCGCTGcttctcaacctttttcatgCGTCCATCCTGCTCATGCCTCCAAACGCTTTGTCCAGTctcttcaaaaacttaaaaaaaacatcgtcCGAACGGTAAACGCGATTACGGAATGTGTTGCAGTTGGATAAGTACAGCTGCCCATTGCCACAAAGCTCGTTCAGCGATAGCTTAGCTAACGGTGCAGCGACGTTTGGGTTCCAGAAGGTGATGTCCATGTGCCGAGCTCGACGTCCTTTGGGAATCCTAAGCAGGGAGGTAATGTGGCGTAGGAACAACTGAGCTGGAGTTCGGCAAGTGTAAGCTCGGATATTAGCTTCCATTCTGCATGCGGCGTATCGAATCTCCAAAGATCATTGAGCCTCCTTCGGCTGCTGCCTGACTTTGCACAGGAA
This is a stretch of genomic DNA from Culex pipiens pallens isolate TS chromosome 1, TS_CPP_V2, whole genome shotgun sequence. It encodes these proteins:
- the LOC120420197 gene encoding uncharacterized protein LOC120420197 — encoded protein: MRREKTSITLVLTSDDTADGPPTSKLYDPKAGRQQYPHQLVADSAGINSIIDREQQERVDGMDCPENIFVQQALEQLKERREKVASKKITEPSSEPAAPLDEQAEPITESPEPTLTADVGQPLQDSNFLQSDIVQTLHCETSDYFYFFQATDGHLHSQFHKRVRTVNQAAGSKADSYNWLENVHCPVCGTQIRFDLDCRRRRGADGKSTLPRVPQQSELCH